The genomic interval CGCGCACAGACAGCTGCTTCTTCGgcggttgtgacgtcacaagcggCGCGTGCCGGTCACCTGCTGCTCGAACCGGGGGTTGTGGCAGGTGCTTGTTCCCTGCTCAGCGTTGGGTTGTGCcgctgtattttaacattttgtttgtacaTAGTAACTGACTGGGTTCGCTTTCCAGGCTGCGGGGAGCGGCGATCAACTTTTACCGATGTTTGAGCGTAGGTTATAACGTTTAATTCGCTGCGCCGTATAGTGTATCGCCCGatggtgtattttttaaagctaGCAGTAATCGATACAGTTCCGAATGGCAAAATTATtacgttttaaaaacttgcGAATCACGTTCATAGATCTAGGTAGGTCGAAGGCATTGGCGTGCGCGTTTTTCACGTCACAATTACCATTCGGCGTCAATTGACGACGCTGTTGTTCGGCGGAATCGACTTCGTATAAACTTGGAAGCGGGAGTCGAACCACATAAAGGCGTGGGAAAGTGTCGTTGCAACCACCGGAAACAGTTCGACCTTACTGTGCAATCGATTGCAGCTCGTTCAGGGAATGTTACATTGTTGCTCTTCCGGTACAGTCGCTTTCACACGGACCCAACGTCGTCGATCACGTGGCGTAGCGCCGTCCAATCAAAAACTCGTTCGTCCCGGCCAAATGAGGACAAAGAACACCTACAGGGGTCGTACCGCGAATCCACACAGGCCCTGAAAGGGACTTTGAAGTTTCGGTTTTGGCATAGAATGAACAAAATGGCAACTGAGGCGAGCATAATCCCCTTTAACGTATTATTCAATGGCACCGCGTAGCTAAAGAGTAAGTAACttctaataaataaacaaattggcCAGACTTGTGTAAAGTATCACAAACTGGTACTTGAATATAATtgcaatttttgtttcattggTTGAGTCGAGGCTTGAGTCCTTTGGGAAACCgaattaaaatcaaatgtaGCTGTTTCGATTTAGTTCAATATCGAACTTCAATTTCCGCGCATTGATTCCAGTGGTTATTATTACGAAACAATGCCctatattacgtcataatacgggAAATATGATGTTTGTAGGTCAACTTACATCAACGGCAAGTAAGTAATCGTATGGACACACACATAACACACATCACTGGCCTCCTTACAGCTGGTGCTCAGAAACGCAAATAAACGAACGGATCCCGTGGGATATGTCAGCACTTTGCAATTCGAGCCTCTGACCCCAAGAACATGTGCGACATATTTTCGAATGTGGGCTGCCCAAAACAACTAAAATCCATTCGAAATTTTTCGCAGTAGATAGATTCTTTATAGGGAAATGAGAGTGTATTCTAGAGACCACGTAagaatgttacgtcacagccTCGCTTATTCGCATGAAATTATTACTCGATGACGTAACAGCCTTGTAATTGAAGCACTGTCGATCAAGCTTAGATATATCTTCCGAGTTTCATTAATCTTCTAACGCTTTGGATATCTTATTGCATTTCTATCGGAGACTAATTGGACGCTTTCCACGCGCGATGTAATATTAGAACGCCTAAATTTCCTTtctttgacgtcataattatcaAAGTGCTGTGAAATTCAACTCAACCAATCAAAAAGGTCTTCTTAAATTAACATTTGCTGTAATTcctttcgttttttaaaatcgCTGACAAATTGAATTACACAAGGTAAGCATATTGCGTATATGATTACAAAATAGATTACGTCGTGCTAATTTCGTCCGTCACAATTGCCATTATGTGTGCATGGCTTCGGATCCATCACCGGCCGCGAATTATTGCAAATCAGTCGTGTAATACGATTGGAAATTACATCGAATTACTAACGGATTTTGAGttaatcaattttaaatgaaaatcgAACGACACGCAACATTAGAAACGACATTTTCCTAATTAATTGTAATCTTGTTATATTTCTTTCACGTTGCAATATGTCTATACTTTTTCTTGATGCTGAATTGAAAATCAAAAGATGTAACGAAGTatgtttattaacaatttaataacGTTGTGGTAACTCTGCgtgacaaagaacatttatttgttaaagtaaACCAAGCCTGCGGTAAGCAGCATAATGGCCAACAAGCTCAGCAGATGTCGCggctttatttttatcattcaCTTACACAACATATGCTAAGTGGCTTTGTTTGCTGAACGTGTTTAAGCTTTTGCGCAGAATGCTTCGGCTTTTAATGAAAACGACTTCACCAGTaagtgtgtatatatatttttaagacAATTTTGGTTGCATTTTACTGAAGACCTGAAATAAACTAGCCGATTAAATTGTCAAATTTGATTAAGATTTAACGAAACAGGGAAGTCTGTGTTTTGAATTGCttcaagaaaaaaatggaTCCTTCTGAAACTTCTTTATAAATGTGCGACGCCACACACCTGTCGCCAGTCACGCTTACATAATCCCTATGATAACAAAACCATGTAAAAGCGACCTAATTCTGAAATCACCTAGTCGAGCCAAAGTGCAAGACAAACATCTTGGTAACAatctaaattttgaaaaaatgtcgAAAATTCCAAACAAACCACACAAATGAAACACCGTTTTCTAATTGGTCGTTTAATCGTTTTAATTTAGCATATGTTAGCACTATATTTTTACGCGTCGTAATCGTTTTGTTTATTCTCATAAACAGTGcgcattattacgtcataatccgGAAGAAGATGACGCGCCCAATCATGTCTCATAAACTAGATTTCGCATTTAAAATGATGACAGACCCTTGTGTTGGAAACAATGCCATATGTCACGTCATGATAAGACGGGGCACTTGTTCATGTAATGGGACCTGAAGATTTTAATCTTTCGTCGATTTCCGGTGTTTGTGCGACACGAACCAGCAATAAATAATGCATACGCCGCAAAATGTATCTACACTCATTATTGTTTGTTGGAGATGCAGTTGCTGTCTATAAAATAGGGGCAAAGTTTACTGGTAAAACATATACAAATATGATTGCATGTACTCGGTACcacaatacatatatagtagtgtgggggaagatgggacaccttttgatcTTTTTTGTCGTCCCctattggtagtaaacaatgaacatttaaagagttataaaaccgtatcctcacagcttccatagaccgctgtttaTTTCTTAAAACGCGAACAGAATGTTTGGAtaccatgtgctaaaggtgtctcgtcttacGGTCTTACTTCATGTCAACTAGGTGAATAAAAACCAGCATTCGCGTTGTTGATATATAATGTAACCATTGATTTTAGCGCCTTTGAAGTTGCCCGGTCACTGCTTTGTTGAGTTTAATTACCACCACTTGATAAATCTACCTTTGTTTAAGGTTAAACTGTCTGATCGTAAATcgtaaaaattagttttcaAATTGTGAGGTGAAGTTTTACGACGTCACCATGGCGGGATTATGAGGTCACAGTGCCGCTTTATTTTATGTCTTCTGTGGttgagaaaataaatgaaaggcGATTTACGTTTGCGTACCATGGCTCGtaaataaattgatttaaacTTCACGGTTAAAATTAAATCGTTATGTCCCGAAACTGTGGGAAAATACTTCGACGTGACAATGTGGCCAACAAAGTCGTAACTTGAGCTGACTGCCATGGGTAAAAACGATATCTCTAGTATAGGCCGTGTACCATCTTGGTTTCGTTTAGCCTTCTAAAcacgtttaaaattatttccgAGGTTTTGGTTTATGAGACACCGGGTTTCTTGGCATATGAAGACATTTTATATGAAgtgaactaaatatttttcaattgttaTCTTTCCATCGAACCCATACAACCCTGGCATTCTACTTTCGGACAGGCACTTGTACGACCTTTCACCGCAGGGCAATTATAACCAAGCGGAAGTAATTGAAGCAAAATAAGCTGTACCGGTGTAGCAATATCTCACCGCAATTATCGGCATCGTTCATTGTCATCATTAACCTTGGGGAAATAAACAGAAGGGGGAAATAGTCAACTCGGCGTCGACATCAACGTTTTAATTGCcgcaaactttgtttttacagtAACTTTTCATCAGTCTTGAGTACCGTATCAAAACACTGCATAATTATCACACATGCCTAACTTTTTAATTAGAATGCAGGTCAAGTCCACGTTTCTTTTAAACAGCTTTTGTTTCTTCTTATTATTAATAAGACTTGTCCCATAAATTTCGTGGTGCTGAAGTAAAAGTTTAAACGTTCAagttaaattacaattttagGTATAACTTTCTTTTCGTAATTTGTAAAGCGTTAACAGCAAATTGCTAAGTGAAGTATACCAATGTAAatttaagtaaatataaactCTAGGCATTATGCAACATAGTCTtactattttaatataagGATTGGCAGCAGACATTTTGTAGTAatacttttgtgtttttctcaGATAACTCCTAGTTTAAAAGGTTTAACGTCGGAAACTCTTTAGTCAGCAACAAATCTTATTTACAATAGGGCATTATACCACATTACAGCGCCATTATCTTTTAGTTGTTGTCCGTGGCGTAAGCGATTGATTTCCAACAAAAGAATGGGATTCCGGAACGACGATAAATTATAGCGTGCGCGTAAAACAATGGGGAATTAAACAAGTAACGAAGCGGAAACATGTTCCCACGATAAAGTCAATGATACGCGCAAAGATGAATCGAGATTGGATAGCGGAAAGCGTTGTCAAAGCGTGCTAGGAGACACAGAAATACTTTACACGATGTGATTCGTccttttactgtttaaaaattccttCCGTGTTACCACCGCtttaatgttttacatttaatagtTTTAGTTCTCGCATCaatgtattattttaccaTAGATACCTTACAAGGTATCTATGGTTTTACCGCGTATGTGTTCTAACAAGCGACATGTCTGCGGTGATTCCCCTACCACTTTAATtgcaaaaacttttgtttgtttttctttgcgGCAATGCGTTTCTGCTCGATAGTggattgtttataataaatattagttATAAAAGACTCCCGCATCATATTGTTCTATACCAAAATTGCTTGTTTAAACCGTTAACTTCAATCTTACACATAATGACTAGCCAGTTAACAAATAATCTCGGTCGTTGTAACACCATTTTCCCCAAATTCTTCAATCAAGTTAACATCATGTAAAGTTTTGTGACTTAAATCTTTAGTTGTTTCGTTAGCTTATCTTTGTTCTTCGGTTGCATATGTTGCACATTTACTAGAATGAAAAGCTTTATTTCTCCAATGACGGCCCGTGGACGACTGACTCGCATTCTCGGCCATATCAGAATTGCATTGAACACAACTGCTTCAAGAAACATGTCAGCAAAATATAACCAAGTTGATGTTAATGGTGCAACTATGAACTATGTTGATACCGGTCCTGGTATGTATTGTTGTTCTCATTTTATTTTGGTGTCTAATTAATAATGTTGCCATTTTTAGtgccgtggcacagtggtaAGCGCGCCTGTTTCTAACCTagctagaggtaatgggttcaaggctcgtcgcagctactattgtggacgtatgtgttcttgagcaagacatggacacttaacggcaattgctccaaccctgcaacccagtggtttttaattggttgtccaaattatcagctgtacataaaaaaacaataagaataatctcccacaaagtaacatacctggtaaccagtctgcaaagtatggcagttcctgacgagatctcgcgcgtgcaagacggttatttttcgcgttcgcgcgtgctatcattaaaaatctgcgtgcaaagcatgtacattttcaagccacgttaggaaatcttacttaatttaatacgtatttttttctttgtttaatcaattggcgtgcgtaggacaaattgtggcgtgcataaccgaaagtctgtaaaaaaatcgcgcatgcacctgccatactctgcagtctggcctggtaactcgtaagctggcacaaggtctGTTGTTTTTCTGTCATGTcatgataaagtaagttacacttattcattcttttatcCATTATGCATTTAGGAGTTTGCGCACAATTTTTTGGTCAGATTAGTGGTGTCTATTTCCGACAAAAGATATCACATATTATATTTTGGgggaaaataacattttatagtaATGAAGTTATAAAAGTTTGACAGTTTTGCTCATATAATTCTATGTGTGCATATTGACAACGGGTCCCAGCCAAAAAAAATGAtgcaaaaacaataattacatAACCTACGGCAACCTTCCCattgtaataaagttataaaaaaaaaatatttaatttttgccAATGTTTAAGGAAAGCACAAAGATGAAGCTGTGATCTTCCTTCATGGAAATCCCACATCCTCTTATCTGTGGAGGAACGTCATTCCTCACGTGGAGGACCTTGCAAGATGCCTTGCTCCTGATCTTATGGGGATGGGAAAGTCATCCAAGATACCTGGGATAAAGTACACGTTCATGGAGCATTATTCCTACCTCTCGAAGTGGTTCGATTCAGTTGATCTTCCACAAAAGGTTTTGAATCAAAGAGTTATATACTTTTGTACAAcgaatttaattataatttggttagaatgttttaaaataatgatcATTTACGTGGAATGCCTAATAATCAGCATTAAATGAATAATTCCCTATTTCCCctcattttaataaagttttacatgcaaaaattatttactgTATATTCTCTGTGTATCTGAATCACTGTAACTGGTTAAATTTCCAGGTTAATCTTGTGGTTCATGACTGGGGTTCAGGGTTAGGCTTCCACTGGGCGAATAAACATCGGGATCGTGTGAAGTCAATCTCATACATGGAGAGCCTTGTTGCACCTTTATCTTGGGATAGCTTTCCAGGCAAGGCACGGGATATTTTTCAGGCCTTACGATCCCCAGCTGGTATGTCAAATTAATTGTAGCAGTGTTatgtatatcatatatatgtatgttgtttaaagattctttgaatttttttgtcaatCAAGGTATTTGTTTGGTTTAAGTAACTTCCTACAATGCCAttgtacattaaaaaacaaccagCCTTATTCTAGTACTGTGCAAATGTGTTTCTGATATAACAACACATAACTGCAGCAATACCTTTATAAACCATTGGTTAAACAACATTCTCTAAATTAGGTTGTTGcatttaggtaaaaaaatggttttagaaAAGAACCTATTTGTTAAGCTACTTCTGCCTAGGAGTATCACTCGACAGCTAACAGATGAAGAGATGGCAGTTTATTTGGAACCTTTTCAAACTGAAGAACATAGACTTCCAACCCTTACCTGGCCCAGGGAAATTCCTATTAAATATGATGGTAAGATGTTTAATAGTTTTCCTATAGTATACAGAGTATACGCATATTctataattgtaaaatatctCTTTTGGTCAGGTATTAGCCTACCATTGTTTCAAAACTTTCAACATCAGGTAGTCTTTATCTTTATTTGGGGGATTTACTAAATTCACTGTGATACTAAATTGCaagaaaactgttttaactTATTCTTTGTAATAAAGGTGATTGGCatacaatgttaaaacattgatacatttataaatcaattagctcttttttgtatttcagtgtgtgttatttaaaaaaaaaatacttttagatATAAAGTTGATAGCCAAAATGTGTCAGTCCCTAAGCCTAACTGCTTACATTTATTCAGGCCCAGAAAATATGATTGAAATTGCCaaaaattacaacaaatatttatcaacCTCTAAAAGTCTTCCGAAACTTTTTGTGAACGCTGATCCTGGGTTCTTCTCAAGCTGGATGAAACAGAAAGTGCAGGATTGGCCGAATCAACAAGAAGTAACAGTTTCTGGTATCCATTTTCTTCAGGAAGATTCACCTGAAGTTATTGGAAAGGAGATACGGTCCTTTCTTGAAAAgagtgttttttaaaactatgcaatatttttattttttaaatatgttttatcaaATACAGGGTTTAACCCTTTAGTTGATAATCTTGTTTAAATTGCTATATTACTACATTGTGTTTAGATTAATTTCTTCACATATTTTGTTGCTTGTGACTAGataattttacc from Ciona intestinalis chromosome 2, KH, whole genome shotgun sequence carries:
- the LOC100178046 gene encoding uncharacterized protein LOC100178046; translated protein: MKSFISPMTARGRLTRILGHIRIALNTTASRNMSAKYNQVDVNGATMNYVDTGPGKHKDEAVIFLHGNPTSSYLWRNVIPHVEDLARCLAPDLMGMGKSSKIPGIKYTFMEHYSYLSKWFDSVDLPQKVNLVVHDWGSGLGFHWANKHRDRVKSISYMESLVAPLSWDSFPGKARDIFQALRSPAGKKMVLEKNLFVKLLLPRSITRQLTDEEMAVYLEPFQTEEHRLPTLTWPREIPIKYDGPENMIEIAKNYNKYLSTSKSLPKLFVNADPGFFSSWMKQKVQDWPNQQEVTVSGIHFLQEDSPEVIGKEIRSFLEKSVF